Proteins from one Deinococcus actinosclerus genomic window:
- a CDS encoding 2-oxoglutarate dehydrogenase E1 component — protein MTQSQTIMSGGNAAFIEGLYEAYLADPQSVDPQWRAYFDELRGGAHETPHSKVQEAFYQLGTQRRGGAVVPAPQGVSGAQQAAGALITAFRVYGHISAHTNPLKMRGLPVVPELTPEYYGLSAADLNEQVQDGPFSGPLRDVIAQLHDTYCGPIGFEFNYLPANERAWFQERVEAHRGRGVFSRDERRRLMSKLNAAEGLELYLKNKYPGVKRFGLEGGESFIPLLDRIIQQAGAVGVKEVVLGMAHRGRLNTLVNIFGKPSSVLFDEFDGKKKLSDNPDVAGDVKYHMGYSSDVRTPGGPMHLALAFNPSHLEIVSPVVHGSVRARQDRRGDESRRSVLPITVHGDAAVSGQGVVMETLNLSRLRGFATGGAVRIVINNQVGFTISDPRDTRSSRYCTDVAKIANAPVLHVNGDDPEAVAFCGDLALAYRQEFGKDVFIDLICFRRNGHNEGDEPRMTQPIMYREIDQHPGTRALYAKRLEAEGVLAAGEGDALVNRFRDQLDAGEAVVEEMENAAQSKLAVDWSEYTGTHWRDEVSTAVPQEKLTALGLQLTEVPDGFKVHRTIERTVIKPRQAMARGEQPLDWGMGEMLAYASLLDEGFGVRLVGQDSGRGTFVHRHAVLHDQNAQDPLNEEYMALAHLRDGQGRVEVIDSTLSEEAVMAFEYGYSTSEPKALIAWEAQFGDFANGAQAVIDQFLSAGESKWQRLSGLTLLLPHGYEGAGPEHSSARLERYLQLCAQKNMQVVVPSSAAQIFHLLRRQVLRPYRKPLIVMTPKSLLRNKAAMSPLSDLTDGRFCEVIGDAEVTGARRVVISSGKLHWELVDARDADKDGYAGTALIRLEQLYPFPAEALAAELAKHPGAQVVWAQEEPENQGAWLMIWEDLEKVLAPGQTLKSSTRPRSASTAAGYASVHAKEQAKVIADALGEKLSGEVVAEQKELAETAKQQG, from the coding sequence ATGACGCAGTCGCAGACGATCATGTCCGGCGGGAACGCGGCCTTCATCGAGGGCTTGTACGAGGCGTACCTGGCGGACCCCCAGAGTGTCGATCCGCAGTGGCGGGCCTACTTCGACGAGTTGCGCGGCGGCGCGCACGAGACGCCGCACTCGAAGGTTCAGGAGGCGTTCTACCAGCTGGGCACGCAGCGCCGCGGCGGGGCCGTGGTGCCCGCGCCGCAGGGCGTGAGCGGCGCGCAGCAGGCGGCGGGCGCGCTGATCACGGCGTTCCGGGTGTACGGGCACATCAGCGCGCACACCAACCCCCTGAAGATGCGCGGCCTGCCCGTGGTGCCCGAGCTGACGCCCGAGTACTACGGCCTGTCGGCGGCGGACCTGAACGAGCAGGTGCAGGACGGCCCGTTCAGCGGCCCGCTGCGGGACGTGATCGCGCAGCTGCACGACACGTACTGCGGCCCGATCGGCTTCGAGTTCAACTACCTGCCCGCCAATGAGCGCGCGTGGTTCCAGGAGCGCGTGGAGGCCCACCGGGGCCGGGGCGTGTTCAGCCGTGACGAGCGCCGCCGCCTGATGAGCAAGCTGAACGCCGCCGAGGGCCTGGAACTGTACCTGAAGAACAAGTACCCGGGCGTGAAGCGCTTCGGTCTGGAGGGCGGCGAGTCCTTCATTCCGCTGCTCGACCGGATCATCCAGCAGGCCGGGGCGGTCGGCGTGAAGGAGGTCGTGCTGGGCATGGCCCACCGTGGCCGCCTGAACACCCTGGTGAACATCTTCGGCAAGCCCAGCAGCGTGCTGTTCGACGAGTTCGACGGGAAGAAGAAGCTCAGCGACAACCCGGACGTGGCGGGCGACGTGAAGTACCACATGGGCTACTCCAGTGACGTGCGCACGCCCGGCGGGCCGATGCACCTGGCGCTGGCGTTCAACCCCAGCCACCTGGAGATCGTGTCGCCCGTCGTGCACGGCAGCGTCCGCGCCCGTCAGGACCGCCGCGGCGACGAGAGCCGCCGCAGCGTGCTGCCCATCACCGTGCACGGCGACGCCGCCGTGAGCGGCCAGGGCGTGGTCATGGAGACCCTGAACCTGTCGCGCCTGCGTGGCTTCGCGACCGGTGGGGCCGTGCGCATCGTGATCAACAACCAGGTGGGCTTCACGATCAGCGACCCGCGCGACACCCGCTCCAGCCGCTACTGCACGGACGTGGCGAAGATCGCCAACGCGCCCGTGCTGCACGTGAATGGCGACGATCCCGAGGCCGTGGCGTTCTGCGGGGATCTGGCGCTGGCGTACCGGCAGGAGTTCGGCAAGGACGTGTTCATCGACCTGATCTGCTTCCGCCGCAACGGGCACAACGAGGGCGACGAGCCGCGCATGACCCAGCCGATCATGTACCGCGAGATCGACCAGCACCCCGGCACCCGCGCGCTGTACGCGAAGCGGCTGGAGGCCGAGGGCGTCCTGGCCGCCGGTGAGGGCGACGCGCTCGTCAACCGCTTCCGCGATCAGCTCGACGCCGGCGAGGCCGTGGTCGAGGAGATGGAGAACGCCGCGCAGAGCAAACTGGCCGTGGACTGGAGCGAGTACACCGGCACCCACTGGCGCGACGAGGTGAGCACCGCCGTCCCGCAGGAGAAACTGACCGCGCTGGGCCTGCAACTCACCGAGGTGCCGGACGGCTTCAAGGTGCACCGCACCATCGAACGCACCGTGATCAAGCCCCGTCAGGCCATGGCCAGGGGCGAGCAGCCGCTCGACTGGGGCATGGGCGAGATGCTCGCGTACGCCAGCCTGCTCGACGAGGGCTTCGGCGTGCGTCTGGTCGGCCAGGACTCCGGACGCGGCACCTTCGTGCACCGCCACGCCGTGCTGCACGACCAGAACGCGCAGGACCCCCTGAACGAGGAGTACATGGCCCTGGCGCACCTGCGTGACGGGCAGGGCCGCGTGGAGGTCATCGACTCCACCCTGTCCGAGGAGGCCGTCATGGCCTTCGAGTACGGGTACTCCACGAGCGAACCCAAGGCCCTGATCGCCTGGGAAGCGCAGTTCGGCGACTTCGCCAACGGCGCGCAGGCCGTCATCGACCAGTTCCTGAGCGCCGGTGAGAGCAAGTGGCAGCGCCTGTCGGGCCTGACCCTGCTTCTCCCCCACGGGTACGAGGGCGCGGGCCCCGAGCACTCCAGCGCCCGCCTGGAACGCTACCTGCAGCTGTGCGCGCAGAAGAACATGCAGGTCGTGGTGCCTTCAAGCGCCGCGCAGATCTTCCACCTGCTGCGCCGTCAGGTGCTGCGCCCCTACCGCAAGCCCCTGATCGTCATGACGCCCAAGAGCCTGCTGCGCAACAAGGCCGCCATGAGCCCCCTGTCCGACCTGACCGACGGCCGCTTCTGCGAGGTCATCGGTGACGCCGAGGTCACGGGCGCCCGCCGCGTGGTCATCAGCAGCGGCAAACTGCACTGGGAACTCGTGGACGCCCGCGACGCCGATAAGGACGGCTACGCCGGGACGGCCCTGATCCGCCTGGAGCAGCTGTACCCCTTCCCCGCCGAGGCCCTGGCCGCCGAACTCGCCAAGCACCCCGGCGCGCAGGTCGTCTGGGCGCAGGAAGAACCCGAGAACCAGGGCGCGTGGCTGATGATCTGGGAGGACCTCGAGAAGGTGCTCGCCCCCGGGCAGACCCTCAAGAGCTCCACCCGTCCGCGCAGCGCCAGCACCGCCGCCGGGTACGCCAGCGTGCACGCCAAGGAGCAGGCCAAGGTCATCGCCGACGCGCTGGGCGAGAAACTCAGCGGCGAGGTCGTCGCCGAGCAGAAGGAACTCGCCGAGACCGCCAAACAGCAGGGCTGA
- a CDS encoding ABC transporter permease — MTQPTTTTPGRRFQLPNLSTLGPLIALLIACLFFTFQSDRFLTLGTFSLILQQASFVGVIAIAQTLIVLTAGIDLSCGMIMALSSMVIGKLAVEQGVPVPLAILAGFAVGAFVGWANGLLITKWKLPPFIVTLGMYSIVFAAVKIYSKATSVPMPADGLTFLAQRFTVFGTPFTYGSLLMVALFILTWLFLNYTAPGRHIYALGNNPEAVRLSGINTSRLLLSVYTFAGVLYGVAALLLLERIGGASPEAGTTENLESITAVVIGGTSLFGGRGNVLGTLVGVLIVGVFRSGLTFMGLDSVYQNLITGILIILAVATDQFSRRKA; from the coding sequence ATGACGCAACCCACCACCACCACGCCCGGGCGGCGCTTCCAGCTGCCGAACCTCAGCACCCTGGGCCCGCTGATCGCCCTGCTGATCGCCTGCCTGTTCTTCACCTTCCAGTCCGACCGGTTCCTGACGCTGGGCACCTTCAGCCTGATCCTGCAGCAGGCGTCGTTCGTGGGCGTGATCGCCATCGCGCAGACGCTGATCGTCCTGACCGCCGGGATCGACCTGAGCTGCGGGATGATCATGGCCCTGAGCAGCATGGTGATCGGCAAACTGGCCGTCGAGCAGGGCGTACCCGTCCCGCTGGCGATCCTGGCGGGCTTCGCGGTCGGCGCGTTCGTCGGCTGGGCCAACGGCCTGCTCATCACGAAGTGGAAACTGCCGCCGTTCATCGTGACGCTCGGCATGTACTCCATCGTGTTCGCCGCCGTGAAGATCTACTCGAAGGCGACCAGCGTCCCCATGCCCGCCGACGGCCTGACGTTCCTCGCGCAGCGTTTCACGGTGTTCGGCACGCCGTTCACGTACGGCAGCCTGCTGATGGTGGCGCTGTTCATCCTGACGTGGCTCTTTCTCAACTACACCGCGCCGGGCCGGCACATCTACGCGCTGGGTAACAACCCGGAAGCGGTGCGCCTGAGCGGCATCAACACCAGCCGCCTGCTGCTCAGCGTGTATACGTTCGCGGGCGTGCTGTACGGCGTGGCGGCCCTGCTGCTGCTGGAACGCATCGGCGGCGCCTCCCCCGAGGCGGGCACCACCGAGAACCTCGAAAGCATCACCGCCGTCGTCATTGGCGGCACCAGCCTCTTCGGCGGGCGCGGCAACGTGCTGGGGACCCTGGTCGGCGTGCTGATCGTCGGCGTGTTCCGCTCGGGCCTGACGTTCATGGGCCTGGACAGCGTGTACCAGAACCTCATCACCGGCATCCTGATCATCCTGGCGGTCGCCACCGACCAGTTCTCCCGGAGGAAAGCATGA
- a CDS encoding ATP-binding cassette domain-containing protein, protein MTAAHLPVTPPGPHLARPLVMEARNLVKRYGHVTAIGGADFELRPGEIMAVIGDNGAGKSSLIKALSGALIPDEGEILLDGQPVHFRTPSDARRAGIETVYQDLAVAPAMTIAENLFLGRELYRGGALGRALKLIDRRRMLTEATEHMKGLQFAIKSMSQPVETLSGGQRQGVAVARAAAFAQHVVIMDEPTAALGVREGNMVLDLIRKVRDRGLPVILISHNMPHVFEIADRIHVHRMGRRAALLNPQKISMADTVSVMTGAIKPEDLSEDVLAH, encoded by the coding sequence ATGACCGCCGCCCACCTGCCCGTCACCCCGCCCGGCCCGCACCTCGCCCGGCCCCTGGTCATGGAAGCGCGGAACCTCGTCAAGCGCTACGGGCACGTCACCGCCATCGGCGGCGCGGACTTCGAACTGCGCCCCGGCGAGATCATGGCCGTGATCGGCGACAACGGCGCGGGCAAGAGCAGCCTCATCAAGGCGCTGTCCGGCGCGCTCATCCCCGACGAGGGCGAGATCCTCCTGGACGGGCAGCCCGTGCACTTCCGCACGCCCAGCGACGCCCGCCGCGCCGGGATCGAGACCGTCTACCAGGACCTCGCCGTGGCGCCCGCCATGACGATTGCCGAGAACCTCTTCCTGGGCCGCGAACTGTACCGGGGCGGCGCGCTGGGCCGCGCCCTGAAACTCATCGACCGCCGCCGCATGCTCACCGAGGCCACCGAGCACATGAAAGGCCTGCAGTTCGCCATCAAGAGCATGAGCCAGCCCGTCGAGACGCTGAGCGGCGGGCAGCGGCAGGGCGTCGCCGTGGCCCGCGCCGCCGCGTTCGCGCAGCACGTCGTGATCATGGACGAACCCACCGCCGCGCTCGGCGTGCGCGAGGGCAACATGGTCCTCGACCTGATCCGCAAGGTGCGCGACCGGGGCCTGCCGGTCATCCTGATCAGCCACAACATGCCCCACGTGTTCGAGATCGCCGACCGCATCCACGTGCACCGCATGGGCCGCCGCGCCGCGCTGCTGAACCCGCAGAAGATCAGCATGGCCGACACCGTGTCCGTCATGACCGGCGCGATCAAACCCGAGGACCTCAGCGAGGACGTCCTGGCGCACTAG
- a CDS encoding LacI family DNA-binding transcriptional regulator — MASIQDVAQLAQVSTATASRALTRPDMVAATTRERVLNAARELGYQPNVIARSLRQGETRTIGVIVTDILNPFHAQLAKGIQDAADRHGYTAFLFNSDEDPAKERRAVETLRGHLPQGLIIVPTSGARQNLQALSGVPVVELDRVTGNPEVTTVTADNTAGAEAATRHLIGLGHTRIGMIVGQQDISTATQRHDAYRAALEAAGLTYDPALVLPGNHREDDGHRAATRLLTLPEHRRPTALFIGNNEMTVGAVLAARALNLRIPADLSIVGFDDSRWAQTMNPPLTVVAQPTYDLGLQAAEQLIHQLRHPRDGPPLHIQLSTTLIVRHSTSPPLTPAPHPQPSAAPTPEEPPCVK, encoded by the coding sequence ATGGCCAGTATTCAGGATGTCGCCCAGCTCGCCCAGGTCAGTACCGCCACCGCCTCCCGCGCCCTGACCCGCCCGGACATGGTCGCCGCCACCACCCGCGAACGCGTCCTGAACGCCGCCCGCGAACTCGGCTACCAGCCCAACGTGATCGCCCGCAGCCTGCGCCAGGGCGAGACCCGCACCATCGGCGTGATCGTCACCGACATACTCAACCCCTTCCACGCGCAGCTCGCCAAGGGCATCCAGGACGCCGCCGACCGCCACGGCTACACCGCCTTCCTGTTCAACAGCGACGAGGACCCCGCCAAGGAACGCCGCGCCGTCGAGACCCTGCGCGGCCACCTGCCCCAGGGCCTGATCATCGTGCCCACCAGCGGCGCCCGCCAGAACCTCCAGGCGCTGTCCGGGGTGCCCGTCGTCGAACTTGACCGCGTGACCGGCAACCCGGAGGTCACCACCGTCACCGCCGACAACACCGCCGGCGCTGAGGCCGCCACCCGCCACCTCATCGGCCTGGGCCATACGCGCATCGGCATGATCGTCGGGCAGCAGGACATCAGCACCGCCACCCAGCGCCACGACGCCTACCGCGCCGCGCTGGAAGCCGCCGGCCTCACCTACGACCCGGCCCTGGTGCTGCCCGGCAACCACCGCGAGGACGACGGTCACCGCGCCGCCACGCGCCTGCTGACCCTCCCCGAACACCGCCGCCCCACCGCGCTGTTCATCGGCAACAACGAGATGACCGTCGGCGCCGTCCTGGCCGCCCGCGCCCTGAACCTGCGCATCCCGGCGGACCTCAGCATCGTCGGCTTCGACGACAGCCGCTGGGCCCAGACCATGAACCCCCCCCTGACGGTCGTCGCGCAGCCCACCTACGACCTGGGCCTGCAGGCCGCCGAGCAGCTCATCCACCAGCTGCGGCATCCGCGCGATGGGCCGCCGCTGCACATCCAGCTCTCCACCACCCTGATCGTCCGCCACTCCACCAGCCCACCCCTCACGCCCGCCCCCCACCCCCAGCCCTCAGCCGCCCCCACCCCGGAGGAACCACCATGCGTAAAGTGA
- a CDS encoding sugar ABC transporter substrate-binding protein, with product MRKVIASAALTALAASLSLGVVQAQSSAQPIIGLITKTETNPFFVKMKEGAQKEATRLGAKLLTAAGKADGDNAGQVAAIENMVAAGAKTILITPSDSKAIVPAIAKARAAGVMVIALDSPTEPASAVDALFATNNYQAGILIGQWAKKAMGTKKPVIATLDLFPGHPVGIARHNGFLAGFGIKGITASTKDLVNTSVACAQDSFGDQTKGQTAMENCLQKNPDINVVYTINEPAAAGAYQALKAAGKEKDVLIVSVDGGCAGVRNVEGGVIGATSQQYPLKMASMGVAAGVTYAKTGKKVSGYTDTGVTLITNKAMSGVKSQNGKFGLANCWGQ from the coding sequence ATGCGTAAAGTGATTGCCAGTGCCGCCCTGACCGCCCTCGCCGCCAGCCTCAGCCTGGGCGTCGTCCAGGCCCAGAGCAGCGCCCAGCCCATCATCGGCCTGATCACCAAGACCGAGACCAACCCCTTCTTCGTGAAGATGAAAGAGGGCGCGCAGAAGGAAGCCACCCGCCTGGGCGCCAAACTCCTGACCGCCGCTGGGAAGGCCGACGGCGACAACGCCGGACAGGTCGCCGCCATCGAGAACATGGTCGCCGCCGGCGCCAAGACCATCCTGATCACCCCCAGCGACTCCAAGGCCATCGTGCCCGCCATCGCCAAGGCCCGCGCCGCTGGCGTCATGGTCATCGCGCTGGACAGCCCCACCGAACCCGCCAGCGCCGTGGACGCCCTGTTCGCCACGAACAACTACCAGGCCGGCATCCTGATCGGCCAGTGGGCCAAGAAGGCCATGGGCACCAAGAAACCCGTGATCGCCACCCTCGACCTGTTCCCCGGCCACCCGGTGGGCATCGCGCGGCACAACGGCTTCCTGGCGGGCTTCGGCATCAAGGGCATCACCGCCAGCACCAAGGACCTCGTGAACACCAGCGTCGCCTGCGCCCAGGACTCCTTCGGGGACCAGACCAAGGGCCAGACCGCCATGGAGAACTGCCTCCAGAAGAACCCCGACATCAATGTCGTGTACACCATCAACGAACCTGCCGCCGCCGGGGCGTACCAGGCGCTGAAGGCCGCCGGGAAGGAGAAGGACGTCCTGATCGTGTCCGTGGACGGCGGCTGCGCCGGCGTGCGCAACGTCGAGGGTGGCGTGATCGGCGCGACCAGCCAGCAGTACCCCCTGAAGATGGCCAGCATGGGCGTCGCGGCGGGCGTGACCTACGCCAAGACCGGCAAGAAGGTCAGCGGCTACACCGACACCGGCGTCACCCTGATCACCAACAAGGCCATGAGCGGCGTGAAGAGCCAGAACGGCAAGTTCGGCCTCGCCAACTGCTGGGGCCAGTAA
- the odhB gene encoding 2-oxoglutarate dehydrogenase complex dihydrolipoyllysine-residue succinyltransferase, translating to MADIKVPVFSESVSEGTLLAWHKKPGDAVKRGEVLAEIETDKVVLEVTALQDGVLVSTAKNEGDTVLSEEVLGVVGDAGSAPAPAATQEAVSGPIANETSAGGTAAQPDSAAAGTSAGNEATRRDDLSPAVRKVVVENGLNPAQIPATGPKGNITKADALGAVGQQAAPAQTAQAAAQAVTPAAVIPTGARPEQRVPMTRIRQRISERLKDVQNTAALLTTFNEVNMQPAMDLRKKYQDQFVAKHGVKLGFMSLFVRAATEALKAFPVVNASVEGKDIIYHGFYDIGIAVASDRGLVVPILRDTDQMSLAGIEKAIGGYAQKAKSGKLTLEDMSGGTFSITNGGTFGSMMSTPIINAPQSAILGMHNIIERPIAQNGQVVIAPMMYIALSYDHRIIDGKEAVQFLVMIKNLLEDPARMLLEL from the coding sequence ATGGCGGACATCAAAGTTCCTGTTTTTTCCGAGTCGGTGAGCGAAGGTACGCTGCTGGCGTGGCATAAGAAACCCGGCGACGCCGTGAAGCGCGGCGAGGTTCTGGCCGAGATCGAGACGGACAAGGTGGTGCTGGAAGTCACGGCGCTCCAGGACGGCGTGCTCGTCAGCACCGCGAAGAACGAGGGGGACACGGTGCTCAGCGAGGAGGTGCTGGGCGTCGTGGGTGACGCGGGCAGCGCGCCCGCCCCGGCCGCCACCCAGGAGGCCGTCAGCGGTCCGATCGCGAACGAGACCAGCGCGGGCGGCACCGCTGCGCAGCCCGACAGCGCCGCTGCCGGTACCAGTGCGGGCAACGAGGCGACGCGCCGCGACGACCTCTCCCCCGCCGTGCGCAAGGTGGTCGTGGAGAACGGCCTGAACCCCGCGCAGATTCCCGCGACCGGCCCGAAGGGCAACATCACGAAGGCCGACGCGCTGGGTGCGGTAGGCCAGCAGGCCGCGCCCGCCCAGACGGCTCAGGCTGCGGCGCAGGCCGTGACGCCCGCCGCCGTGATTCCCACCGGGGCGCGTCCCGAGCAGCGCGTGCCCATGACCCGCATCCGTCAGCGCATCAGCGAGCGCCTGAAGGACGTGCAGAACACCGCGGCCCTGCTGACCACCTTCAACGAGGTGAACATGCAGCCCGCCATGGACCTGCGCAAGAAGTACCAGGATCAGTTCGTGGCGAAGCACGGCGTGAAACTGGGCTTCATGAGCCTGTTCGTGCGCGCCGCGACCGAGGCGCTGAAGGCCTTCCCGGTCGTCAACGCCAGCGTCGAGGGCAAGGACATCATCTACCACGGCTTCTACGACATCGGCATCGCGGTCGCCAGTGACCGTGGGCTGGTCGTGCCGATCCTGCGCGACACCGACCAGATGAGCCTCGCCGGGATCGAGAAGGCCATCGGCGGCTACGCGCAGAAGGCCAAGTCCGGCAAGCTGACACTGGAGGACATGAGCGGCGGCACCTTCAGCATCACGAACGGCGGCACCTTCGGCAGCATGATGAGCACCCCGATCATCAACGCCCCGCAGAGCGCCATCCTGGGTATGCACAACATCATCGAGCGGCCCATCGCCCAGAACGGGCAGGTCGTGATCGCCCCCATGATGTACATCGCCCTGAGCTACGACCACCGCATCATCGACGGCAAGGAAGCCGTGCAGTTCCTCGTGATGATCAAGAACCTGCTGGAAGACCCGGCGCGGATGCTGCTGGAACTGTAA
- a CDS encoding C1 family peptidase, with amino-acid sequence MNARPTVLLSAALLSTALCGAQAQTTVNFQNVLLQPVQISNLNLNVLRVPQVQFQQVLQSPNALPLNLQDLPARLQARDAEISRSLTLVQGLQDRADLRADIARATLALPRGLTVPASVKLRTGEVKPVLLYGQDTVALSVAQAEAAAAGNRAAILQSFGLSDQNPVPREFLAPESIRTLNVAPNVRITTPILNIINKTTPPTPSQPQDELGGGFVNNPADGACRFTPTNALFSQMRGNAINQITTIKDQGGRGTCMAFAYVSALESLIARRTRSAFNLSEQYAYYWLRGDDGVLGDGAGWGDFNDIIGKQRMIPTEVRWKYNPSRSRVRIPADDTKPITEFKNSCLNYANQACSDTTAQAQLVCQGGTNTCAWKPEWDIAPNAAFNFRATQGTEVWVALASNALGSGDAARAYRRALLRQMIDRGDQLILGFNVDPAFDAIGATGLPNLNLMGGKVRGGHAVHVVGYVTTGMQTYDAKIAGLVNVKLSLPTGYFVIKNSWSCGFGDGGYAYLPDSFMDREVYGVYNIPANAVASDMAGF; translated from the coding sequence ATGAACGCACGCCCCACTGTCCTGCTCAGCGCCGCCCTCCTCAGCACCGCCCTGTGCGGCGCGCAGGCGCAGACCACCGTCAATTTCCAGAACGTCCTGCTGCAACCCGTCCAGATCTCGAACCTCAACCTGAACGTCCTGCGCGTCCCGCAGGTCCAGTTCCAGCAGGTACTCCAGAGCCCGAACGCCCTGCCCCTCAACCTCCAGGACCTGCCCGCCCGCCTCCAGGCCCGCGACGCCGAGATCAGCCGCAGCCTCACGCTCGTGCAGGGCCTCCAGGACCGTGCGGACCTGCGCGCCGACATCGCCCGCGCCACCCTGGCCCTCCCGCGCGGCCTGACCGTCCCCGCCAGCGTCAAACTCCGCACCGGGGAAGTCAAACCCGTGCTGCTGTACGGCCAGGACACCGTCGCCCTGAGCGTCGCGCAGGCCGAGGCAGCCGCCGCGGGCAACCGCGCCGCCATCCTGCAGTCCTTCGGCCTGAGCGACCAGAACCCCGTCCCGCGCGAATTCCTGGCGCCCGAATCCATCCGCACGCTGAACGTCGCCCCGAATGTCCGCATCACCACGCCCATCCTGAACATCATCAACAAGACCACGCCCCCCACACCCTCCCAGCCGCAGGATGAACTGGGCGGCGGCTTCGTGAACAACCCCGCCGACGGCGCGTGCCGGTTCACGCCCACCAACGCGCTGTTCAGCCAGATGCGCGGCAACGCCATCAACCAGATCACCACCATCAAGGATCAGGGCGGACGGGGCACCTGCATGGCCTTCGCATACGTCTCGGCGCTGGAAAGCCTGATCGCCCGCCGCACGAGGAGTGCCTTCAACCTCTCCGAGCAGTACGCGTACTACTGGCTGCGCGGCGACGACGGCGTGCTGGGCGACGGCGCCGGCTGGGGCGACTTCAACGACATCATCGGCAAGCAGCGCATGATCCCCACCGAGGTCCGCTGGAAGTACAACCCCTCCCGCAGCCGCGTCCGCATCCCCGCCGACGACACCAAACCCATCACGGAATTCAAGAACTCCTGCCTGAACTACGCCAACCAGGCGTGCAGCGACACCACCGCGCAGGCCCAGCTCGTCTGCCAGGGCGGCACGAACACCTGCGCGTGGAAACCCGAATGGGACATCGCCCCGAACGCCGCGTTCAACTTCCGCGCCACGCAGGGCACCGAGGTCTGGGTGGCCCTCGCCAGCAACGCCTTGGGCAGCGGCGACGCCGCCCGCGCCTACCGCCGCGCCCTGCTGCGCCAGATGATCGACCGCGGCGACCAGCTCATCCTGGGCTTCAACGTGGACCCCGCCTTCGACGCCATCGGCGCCACCGGACTGCCCAACCTGAACCTGATGGGCGGCAAGGTCCGTGGGGGGCACGCCGTCCATGTCGTCGGGTACGTCACCACCGGCATGCAGACCTACGATGCGAAGATCGCCGGGCTGGTGAATGTGAAGCTCTCCCTGCCCACCGGGTACTTCGTGATCAAGAACTCCTGGAGCTGCGGCTTCGGCGACGGCGGCTACGCCTACCTGCCCGACAGCTTCATGGACCGGGAAGTGTACGGCGTGTACAACATCCCCGCGAACGCCGTCGCCAGCGACATGGCCGGATTCTGA